The Devosia sp. MC521 genome has a segment encoding these proteins:
- the bamA gene encoding outer membrane protein assembly factor BamA produces MAIPRAVAEGKNNMIYPTKLMRGAVSAIAILGASSLAAGVPVVGAVAAYAQEQLVASVLFEGNRAIQDSKLVDMVDLSSSGIFSQARLAADVESIRRAYDAQGYRGVTVTARTEATADSRVRVIFQINEGNRSGIAGINFTGNNAIGSGNLKGAMLTKETGLLSWLVRDDSYDERKLAVDRERLRLYYANRGYPDAQVNSVVEFDAARNAYFINVTVNEGQRYKIGNVGIETSISGLNTDALRGAVRTGKGSTYSADALQKSIETMAYEATAQGYSFADVRARLDRDVATGTFNVTYLVDEGARIYVERINISGNVKSRDFVIRREFDFAEGDAFNRSMVVRGRQNLENLGYFTKVDISTAQGSSADKIILNINVEEGPTGEYGATAGYSTSDGILGELSLTERNFLGRGQYLRAAIGASESGRTFDFSFTEPRFMGTRVSAGIDAYHRISDENSNSFYGTQATGGQVRFGVPITSALSSSVFFGGEHKVIADAKDPYSALVDDGQVFNKAFVGYSLTWNSLNDQKKPSEGLLATFTQQYIGWDHNLLKTEARGRYFMPLIPDAGVVGSVRAQAGIINSMDGGAVHAVEAFSAGSSLVRGFQGRGVGPRLDNGEYLGMTYYAGISAEVQFPIPGLPESYGLSGAVFADAAYVGSEHLPGLGGGALAAGSVDEPWKASVGASLIWDSPFGPLRGDVAHVLNKATDDRTQVFQFTISSLL; encoded by the coding sequence ATGGCGATTCCCCGGGCGGTCGCAGAAGGCAAAAACAATATGATCTACCCCACCAAGCTGATGCGTGGCGCGGTTTCCGCGATCGCCATACTCGGGGCTTCGTCCCTCGCTGCTGGTGTTCCTGTTGTCGGCGCTGTCGCTGCCTACGCTCAGGAACAGCTGGTTGCCTCGGTTCTATTTGAAGGCAACCGTGCAATTCAGGACAGCAAGCTGGTCGACATGGTTGACCTGTCGAGTTCTGGTATTTTCTCGCAAGCACGTCTTGCTGCCGACGTTGAGAGTATCCGTCGCGCTTATGATGCGCAGGGCTATCGCGGTGTTACCGTGACGGCGCGCACTGAAGCGACTGCTGATAGTCGTGTTCGTGTTATCTTCCAGATTAATGAAGGCAATCGCTCTGGCATTGCTGGGATTAATTTCACCGGTAACAACGCGATTGGTTCTGGCAACCTTAAGGGTGCCATGCTGACCAAGGAAACTGGTCTGCTGAGCTGGTTGGTTCGTGATGACTCCTACGATGAGCGTAAGCTTGCCGTGGATCGTGAACGCCTTCGTCTCTACTACGCAAACCGTGGTTACCCAGATGCTCAGGTGAACTCGGTTGTTGAATTTGACGCTGCGCGCAATGCGTACTTCATCAACGTCACTGTTAATGAAGGTCAGCGTTACAAGATTGGTAATGTTGGTATCGAAACCAGCATCAGTGGTCTGAATACTGACGCGCTGCGCGGTGCGGTTCGTACAGGCAAGGGTTCGACCTATTCGGCTGATGCGCTGCAGAAGTCCATCGAGACGATGGCGTATGAAGCGACGGCGCAGGGTTATTCCTTTGCTGACGTTCGTGCTCGCCTTGATCGTGACGTTGCGACCGGCACGTTTAACGTAACTTACCTGGTTGATGAGGGTGCGCGCATTTATGTTGAGCGCATCAACATCAGTGGCAACGTGAAGTCGCGTGACTTTGTTATTCGCCGTGAATTTGACTTCGCAGAAGGCGATGCGTTCAATCGCTCGATGGTCGTTCGCGGTCGTCAGAATCTCGAAAATCTTGGCTATTTCACTAAGGTCGATATCTCGACCGCGCAGGGTTCCTCTGCCGATAAGATCATCCTCAACATTAATGTTGAAGAAGGTCCGACTGGTGAATATGGCGCAACCGCAGGTTACTCCACTTCAGATGGTATCCTTGGTGAGCTGTCGCTGACCGAGCGCAACTTCCTTGGTCGTGGTCAGTACCTTCGTGCTGCAATCGGTGCATCGGAGTCGGGCCGTACGTTCGACTTCTCCTTCACCGAGCCGCGTTTCATGGGTACCCGGGTTTCGGCTGGTATTGATGCGTATCACCGCATTAGCGACGAAAACTCGAATAGCTTCTACGGTACGCAGGCAACCGGCGGGCAGGTTCGCTTCGGTGTTCCGATTACCAGTGCTCTGTCGAGCTCGGTATTCTTCGGTGGTGAGCATAAGGTTATCGCTGACGCGAAGGATCCGTACTCGGCTCTCGTGGATGATGGTCAGGTCTTCAACAAGGCATTTGTTGGCTACTCGCTGACTTGGAATTCTCTGAACGATCAGAAGAAGCCAAGTGAAGGTCTGCTTGCAACCTTCACACAGCAGTACATTGGCTGGGATCATAACCTGCTCAAGACCGAAGCACGCGGTCGCTACTTCATGCCTCTGATCCCAGATGCTGGTGTGGTCGGTAGTGTGCGCGCTCAGGCCGGTATCATCAATTCCATGGACGGTGGTGCCGTTCATGCGGTTGAGGCCTTCTCGGCTGGTTCGTCGCTTGTTCGTGGTTTCCAGGGTCGTGGTGTCGGTCCGCGCCTCGACAATGGCGAATACCTCGGCATGACCTACTATGCTGGTATTTCGGCTGAAGTTCAGTTCCCAATCCCTGGTCTGCCAGAGAGCTACGGTCTGAGCGGCGCAGTGTTCGCTGATGCGGCATATGTCGGTAGCGAACATCTTCCAGGTCTCGGCGGCGGCGCACTTGCTGCTGGCAGCGTTGATGAGCCTTGGAAGGCTTCGGTTGGCGCGTCCCTGATCTGGGATTCACCATTCGGCCCGCTCCGTGGTGACGTTGCTCACGTGTTGAACAAGGCCACAGACGATCGTACTCAGGTGTTCCAGTTTACGATCTCCAGCTTGCTCTAA
- the lpxD gene encoding UDP-3-O-(3-hydroxymyristoyl)glucosamine N-acyltransferase translates to MVDTRFHRFAGPVQLGALLTSIGREDLVPDLSRPDYLVTGVSELELAGPGEIAFAAHPSYASELRQSSAGIVLVSPNLVDDAPKGAIVVATTGTHNVFADILDALYPSNTRSIIAGLRDDLAEPLIEADVYLGANVAVGQGVEIGRGTVIGANAVIGAGVTIGRNCVIGANVTLECAHLGNGVVLHPGVRIGTEGFGWLDHGRTNRKIPQLGRAIIQDRVEIGANSTIDRGALGDTVIGEGTKVDNLVQIGHNCKIGRNCLIAAMSGLSGSTIVEDSVLLGGGVGTSGHLRIGTRSVVHGRAAVTKDWPADSKLAGAPAQDIRDFWRELAIMRKLTKGEKRG, encoded by the coding sequence ATGGTTGATACGCGTTTCCACCGTTTTGCCGGGCCTGTCCAGTTGGGCGCGCTGCTTACTAGCATCGGTCGTGAGGATCTTGTTCCAGACCTTAGCCGGCCGGACTACCTTGTAACGGGCGTTTCAGAACTAGAACTTGCAGGGCCAGGCGAGATCGCATTTGCGGCTCATCCGAGCTACGCGAGTGAGTTACGCCAGTCGTCTGCTGGCATTGTGTTGGTTTCCCCAAATCTGGTTGATGACGCTCCTAAGGGAGCGATTGTCGTTGCGACCACGGGTACCCATAACGTTTTTGCAGACATTCTGGACGCGCTTTACCCATCCAACACGCGGTCGATCATTGCTGGTCTGCGTGACGATCTCGCAGAGCCGCTGATTGAGGCTGACGTCTATCTCGGCGCTAATGTCGCTGTTGGGCAAGGCGTTGAAATCGGTCGCGGAACGGTTATCGGCGCCAATGCCGTCATTGGGGCAGGGGTCACCATCGGGCGCAATTGCGTTATTGGCGCCAATGTCACTTTGGAATGCGCGCATCTGGGCAATGGCGTTGTGCTGCACCCCGGTGTGCGGATCGGCACGGAAGGCTTTGGCTGGTTGGATCATGGCCGGACGAACCGGAAGATCCCGCAGCTCGGTCGCGCCATTATTCAAGATCGCGTTGAAATTGGTGCGAATTCGACAATTGATCGTGGCGCGCTTGGGGATACCGTGATCGGCGAGGGCACAAAGGTCGACAACCTCGTGCAGATCGGTCACAACTGCAAAATTGGTCGCAATTGTCTGATTGCGGCGATGTCCGGGCTCTCTGGGTCTACTATCGTTGAAGACAGCGTGCTTCTTGGTGGTGGGGTCGGGACCTCAGGGCACCTGAGAATTGGTACTCGCTCCGTGGTTCATGGCCGCGCTGCGGTGACTAAGGATTGGCCAGCAGATTCGAAGCTAGCTGGTGCGCCAGCTCAGGATATTAGAGATTTCTGGCGAGAACTCGCCATCATGCGCAAACTAACAAAGGGTGAGAAGCGGGGATGA
- the fabZ gene encoding 3-hydroxyacyl-ACP dehydratase FabZ, with protein sequence MTETTAVTELDAMSIGEILEALPHRYPFLMIDKIIEIDGDESAVGVKNVTYNEPIFTGHFPGNPIFPGVLIIEGMAQTAGAIVIKHDSNGGKKNVVLMLGVDKAKFRKPAGPGDTIEFHIAKIQRRRNVGRYGAQAKVNGVVIAEAEITAMIVGADE encoded by the coding sequence ATGACTGAAACTACCGCCGTGACCGAACTCGATGCGATGAGCATTGGTGAAATTCTGGAAGCCCTCCCACACCGTTACCCGTTCTTGATGATCGACAAGATCATCGAAATTGACGGTGACGAGAGTGCTGTTGGTGTGAAGAACGTCACCTACAACGAGCCTATTTTTACCGGCCACTTCCCCGGTAATCCGATTTTTCCTGGTGTGCTCATCATCGAAGGCATGGCCCAGACGGCCGGTGCTATCGTGATTAAGCACGATTCCAATGGCGGCAAGAAAAACGTCGTTCTGATGCTTGGCGTTGATAAGGCCAAGTTCCGCAAGCCAGCAGGTCCGGGCGACACGATTGAGTTTCATATCGCTAAGATCCAGCGTCGTCGCAACGTCGGGCGCTATGGCGCGCAAGCCAAGGTCAATGGTGTGGTGATTGCCGAAGCGGAAATCACTGCCATGATTGTTGGTGCCGACGAGTGA
- the lpxA gene encoding acyl-ACP--UDP-N-acetylglucosamine O-acyltransferase — protein MSSLTIHPTAIVDKNAQLGAGVRIGPYCIVGPNVKLGDNVELVSHVSIDGRTTIGAGTKIFPFASIGHQPQDLKFHGEESYLEIGERNTIRESVTINPGTEGGGLYTRIGNDCLLMACSHVAHDCQVGNNVVLANYVGLAGHSIVGDHVGFGGICAVRQFVRIGHHAFIGAQSMIDADVIPYGLAVGNRARLGGLNLVGLKRRGFDRDAIHSLRAAYRMIFSQEGTLRERVEDAAEMFKDKPLVQDVVNFITAEDRPLIQPRDLDEE, from the coding sequence GTGAGCAGTTTGACTATCCATCCGACAGCAATCGTTGATAAAAACGCTCAGCTCGGTGCGGGCGTCCGTATTGGACCGTATTGCATTGTCGGACCTAACGTCAAACTGGGCGACAATGTGGAACTGGTGTCCCATGTCTCCATCGACGGCCGCACCACAATCGGTGCCGGTACAAAGATCTTCCCCTTCGCTTCGATTGGGCATCAACCTCAGGATTTGAAGTTCCACGGCGAAGAGTCCTATCTCGAGATCGGTGAGCGCAACACCATCCGTGAGTCCGTCACCATCAACCCGGGAACGGAAGGTGGCGGTCTATATACGCGGATTGGCAATGACTGTTTGCTGATGGCCTGTTCGCATGTGGCTCACGATTGCCAGGTTGGCAATAATGTGGTGCTGGCCAATTACGTTGGTCTGGCCGGCCATTCGATTGTCGGCGATCACGTCGGCTTTGGCGGCATATGTGCGGTACGCCAGTTCGTGCGTATTGGGCATCATGCCTTCATCGGCGCGCAGAGCATGATTGATGCTGACGTCATTCCTTATGGCTTGGCTGTCGGTAATCGTGCGCGACTGGGTGGGTTGAACCTCGTTGGTTTGAAGCGTCGCGGCTTTGATCGTGATGCAATTCATTCATTGCGAGCTGCCTATCGCATGATCTTCTCGCAAGAGGGGACGCTTCGTGAGCGCGTCGAAGACGCCGCTGAGATGTTTAAAGACAAGCCGCTGGTGCAGGATGTGGTGAACTTCATTACCGCTGAAGATCGCCCCCTTATTCAGCCGCGTGATCTAGACGAAGAGTAA
- a CDS encoding lipid-A-disaccharide synthase, protein MTSPLRLFILAGEPSGDRIAADLVSRLQARVPLEFAGVGGEALSSLGLKSFFDMNELSVMGWADVLPRLPKLLWRSRQVARAIVKARPDVAVLVDSQVFNAIVAKQVHKLAPEIPVVLCVAPAVWAWKPERAKSLSPKFREILSVLPFEPAFMRAAGGPETNYIGHPATSVFKQRSEVPQSGPLMLLPGSREGELRRHLPLMAEVAKQLADHPRVTGFVLPTPSRLKARVERETSQWPVAVEVITGDERRAAALDSAVAAVAVTGTVTLELALSGVPMVTTYVADKGQAKRWVKYKVKYASLPNAILDQPLVPEVLQLEADPAALVAKITQLLDEPASSQAQLVGFARIRTLMEHGEEGEARVDPVERILRYYNPE, encoded by the coding sequence ATGACGAGCCCGCTTCGTCTCTTTATCCTTGCGGGCGAGCCATCTGGCGACCGCATTGCTGCAGATCTCGTTTCGCGATTGCAGGCGCGTGTGCCACTTGAATTTGCCGGGGTAGGGGGTGAAGCACTCTCTTCCCTAGGCCTCAAATCATTCTTTGATATGAATGAGCTATCGGTCATGGGCTGGGCTGACGTGTTACCACGCTTGCCCAAACTACTCTGGCGGTCGCGGCAGGTCGCACGGGCCATTGTTAAGGCTCGGCCCGATGTTGCGGTGTTGGTCGACTCTCAAGTTTTCAACGCCATTGTTGCCAAGCAGGTCCACAAGCTGGCTCCCGAAATACCAGTGGTGCTTTGTGTGGCTCCCGCCGTTTGGGCTTGGAAGCCTGAGCGGGCCAAGTCCCTGAGCCCGAAATTTCGCGAGATACTATCCGTCTTGCCTTTCGAACCAGCGTTTATGCGCGCGGCTGGCGGACCTGAAACGAATTATATCGGTCACCCGGCGACAAGCGTATTCAAACAGCGTTCAGAAGTGCCCCAGAGCGGGCCGCTGATGCTCTTACCAGGCAGCCGCGAGGGCGAGTTGCGTCGCCATCTGCCACTGATGGCCGAGGTCGCCAAGCAATTGGCCGACCATCCGCGTGTAACTGGTTTTGTGCTTCCGACACCGAGCCGTCTTAAAGCGCGCGTAGAGCGTGAAACCAGCCAGTGGCCGGTTGCCGTTGAGGTGATCACAGGAGATGAGCGCCGGGCTGCTGCACTGGATAGCGCCGTGGCGGCTGTCGCGGTGACTGGTACCGTCACGCTTGAGCTGGCGCTTTCTGGTGTTCCCATGGTCACGACCTATGTTGCCGATAAGGGGCAGGCCAAGCGTTGGGTGAAGTATAAGGTGAAGTACGCGTCACTCCCCAACGCGATCCTCGATCAGCCGCTGGTGCCCGAGGTTCTGCAACTCGAAGCCGATCCTGCAGCACTGGTCGCGAAGATCACTCAGCTTCTCGACGAACCGGCAAGCAGCCAAGCGCAGTTGGTTGGCTTTGCACGCATTCGCACTCTTATGGAACATGGAGAAGAGGGTGAGGCACGGGTTGATCCCGTTGAACGCATCCTTCGCTACTATAATCCGGAATGA
- the gltA gene encoding citrate synthase, with translation MTDKVAKLVIGDETHEFPILSGSVGPDVVDIRSLYAKTGLFTYDPGFTSTAACDSAITYIDGDKGELLYRGYPIEQLAEHSSFLEVSYLLLYGELPTAAQLKDFDEVVTRHTMVHEQMHYFYRGFRRDAHPMAIMTGVVGAMAAFYHDSTDINDPQQREIASIRMIAKIPTLAAMAYKYSVGQPFVYPRNDLDYAANFLHMCFSVPAEQYKVDPKIARAMDLIFTLHADHEQNASTSTVRLSGSSDANPFACIAAGVACLWGPAHGGANEACLNMLREIGTVDRIPEFIARAKDKNDPFRLMGFGHRVYKNFDPRAKVMQQTAKEVLAILGVENNPTLQVAQELERIALEDQYFIDRKLYPNVDFYSGVILDAIGFPTSMFTVLFAVARTVGWISQWKEMIGDPQKKIGRPRQLYQGATARDYAPIETR, from the coding sequence ATGACCGACAAAGTCGCCAAACTCGTCATCGGAGATGAAACCCATGAGTTCCCGATCCTGAGCGGGTCGGTCGGACCAGATGTGGTTGATATCCGTTCACTCTATGCCAAGACCGGTCTGTTCACATACGACCCCGGTTTCACCTCGACAGCCGCCTGCGATAGCGCCATCACCTATATCGATGGTGACAAAGGCGAGCTTCTCTATCGCGGTTACCCAATCGAACAACTGGCCGAGCACTCCAGCTTTCTCGAAGTTTCCTACCTCCTCCTCTATGGCGAACTGCCAACCGCAGCTCAGCTGAAAGACTTCGACGAGGTCGTTACCCGCCACACAATGGTGCATGAGCAGATGCACTATTTCTATCGCGGCTTCCGTCGCGACGCTCATCCTATGGCCATCATGACCGGTGTCGTGGGCGCTATGGCGGCGTTCTACCACGACTCCACCGACATCAATGACCCACAGCAGCGCGAGATCGCCTCGATCCGTATGATCGCGAAGATCCCAACGCTCGCAGCTATGGCGTATAAATATTCGGTCGGTCAGCCCTTCGTCTATCCACGTAACGACTTGGATTACGCAGCGAATTTCCTGCACATGTGCTTCTCGGTTCCTGCCGAACAGTACAAGGTCGATCCGAAAATCGCCCGTGCGATGGACCTGATCTTTACCCTGCACGCAGACCACGAACAGAACGCATCGACCTCGACCGTGCGCCTGTCCGGCTCGTCGGACGCGAACCCATTCGCCTGTATCGCTGCCGGTGTTGCTTGCCTCTGGGGACCTGCTCACGGCGGCGCCAACGAAGCATGCCTGAACATGCTCCGCGAAATCGGCACTGTTGATCGCATTCCCGAGTTCATCGCTCGTGCGAAAGACAAGAACGATCCGTTCCGCCTGATGGGCTTTGGTCACCGCGTCTACAAAAACTTCGACCCTCGTGCGAAGGTCATGCAGCAGACAGCGAAGGAAGTTCTGGCCATCCTTGGCGTTGAGAACAATCCAACCCTGCAGGTTGCTCAGGAACTCGAGCGCATTGCGCTGGAAGATCAGTACTTCATCGATCGCAAGCTCTATCCAAATGTCGATTTCTATTCGGGCGTGATCCTCGATGCGATCGGCTTCCCAACCTCGATGTTCACCGTTCTGTTCGCGGTGGCTCGTACCGTTGGCTGGATCAGCCAGTGGAAGGAAATGATCGGCGATCCTCAGAAGAAGATCGGCCGTCCGCGCCAGCTCTACCAAGGCGCGACCGCACGCGATTACGCTCCGATCGAAACCCGGTAA
- the gltX gene encoding glutamate--tRNA ligase, which yields MSQVVTRFAPSPTGYLHIGGARTALFSWAFAKHSGGKMLLRIEDTDRERSTEAAVVALIDGLTWLGLDWEGEPISQFERAPRHAEVAHELVKMGHAYYCYCSPEELDKMREDARAAGKPPRYNGYWRDRDVSEAPEGVKPVVRIKAPLSGEIVVKDHVQGDVVFKTENLDDFIILRSDGTPTYMHAVVVDDHDMGVTHIIRGDDHLTNAARQIIIYNAMGWTVPEMAHIPLIHGPDGAKLSKRHGALGAEQYRQMGYLPAAMRNYLSRLGWSHGDEEIFSTEQMVEWFSLEALNKGAARFDFDKLANINGIYIRAAEPAYLYEVMVATALETGRTEDHAGLVANHNSVLAALPELQPRAKTVLELIDLAQFIYATRPITPDSAAAALLTPENREMLKSVADTLGGLADWSVPEIDAVMRKLAEEKGLKLGKLAQPLRAALTGRTVSPGIFEVMVLIGREESMARLGDVTVN from the coding sequence ATGTCTCAGGTCGTAACCCGTTTCGCCCCATCCCCCACCGGTTACCTGCACATTGGTGGTGCTCGTACCGCCCTGTTTAGCTGGGCTTTCGCAAAGCACTCCGGCGGCAAGATGCTGCTGCGTATCGAGGACACCGACCGCGAGCGTTCCACCGAAGCTGCAGTTGTCGCGCTCATCGATGGCCTGACTTGGCTGGGCCTCGACTGGGAAGGTGAACCGATCAGCCAGTTTGAACGCGCACCGCGCCACGCGGAAGTCGCTCACGAGCTGGTCAAGATGGGCCACGCTTACTATTGCTACTGCTCGCCAGAAGAACTCGACAAGATGCGCGAAGACGCGCGCGCTGCCGGTAAGCCTCCGCGCTACAATGGCTATTGGCGCGACCGCGATGTGAGCGAAGCGCCGGAAGGCGTAAAGCCAGTCGTGCGCATCAAGGCTCCGCTGTCTGGCGAAATCGTCGTCAAGGACCATGTCCAGGGCGATGTCGTCTTCAAGACCGAAAACCTCGACGATTTCATCATCCTGCGTTCGGACGGCACCCCGACCTATATGCATGCCGTGGTTGTCGACGACCATGACATGGGCGTCACCCACATTATCCGTGGCGACGACCACCTCACCAATGCCGCCCGCCAAATCATCATTTACAACGCCATGGGTTGGACTGTGCCGGAAATGGCGCATATTCCGCTGATCCACGGTCCTGACGGCGCTAAGCTCTCCAAGCGTCACGGTGCACTCGGCGCTGAACAATACCGCCAGATGGGCTACCTGCCCGCAGCCATGCGCAACTATCTCTCGCGCCTAGGCTGGAGCCACGGCGACGAAGAAATCTTCTCGACCGAGCAGATGGTTGAGTGGTTCAGCCTAGAAGCCCTCAACAAGGGCGCGGCACGGTTTGACTTCGATAAGCTGGCGAACATCAACGGCATCTATATTCGTGCTGCTGAGCCTGCGTATCTCTACGAGGTCATGGTCGCGACCGCGCTTGAAACCGGCCGCACCGAAGACCACGCCGGTCTGGTTGCCAACCACAATTCGGTGCTCGCCGCGCTGCCAGAACTGCAGCCACGTGCGAAAACTGTCCTCGAGCTCATCGACCTGGCGCAGTTCATTTACGCGACCCGCCCGATCACGCCTGACTCGGCCGCTGCAGCATTGCTGACCCCTGAAAATCGCGAGATGCTCAAAAGCGTTGCTGATACGTTAGGGGGCCTTGCCGATTGGTCAGTGCCAGAGATCGATGCGGTCATGCGCAAACTGGCCGAAGAGAAGGGTCTCAAGCTCGGCAAGCTTGCTCAGCCACTGCGTGCTGCACTCACCGGACGCACCGTTTCTCCGGGGATTTTCGAGGTAATGGTGCTGATCGGCCGCGAAGAAAGCATGGCTCGACTCGGCGACGTAACCGTCAACTAA